The following are encoded in a window of Mustela nigripes isolate SB6536 chromosome 3, MUSNIG.SB6536, whole genome shotgun sequence genomic DNA:
- the LOC132013126 gene encoding small nuclear ribonucleoprotein E-like gives MAYTGQGQKVQNVMVQLINLIFRYLQNKSQIQVWLYEQMNMQIEGCITGFGEYMNLVLDDAEEVHSKTMSRKQLGRIVPEGDNIIRLQIVSN, from the coding sequence ATGGCATACACTGGCCAGGGCCAAAAAGTACAGAACGTGATGGTACAGCTCATCAACCTCATCTTCAGATACTTACAAAATAAATCTCAGATTCAGGTGTGGCTTTACGAGCAAATGAACATGCAAATAGAGGGCTGTATCACTGGTTTTGGTGAGTACATGAACCTTGTATTAGATGATGCAGAAGAGGTTCATTCTAAAACAATGTCAAGAAAACAACTGGGTCGGATCGTGCCAGAAGGAGATAATATTATCCGGCTCCAAATTGTCTCCAACTAG